The proteins below come from a single Oncorhynchus keta strain PuntledgeMale-10-30-2019 chromosome 1, Oket_V2, whole genome shotgun sequence genomic window:
- the LOC118368122 gene encoding claudin-4-like, which translates to MVSMGRQMLGFVLATIGFLGTIIVCALPMWKVTAFIGANIVTAQVIWEGLWMNCVTQSTGQMQCKIYDSLLALPQDLQAARALSVIAIIASCFGILLGIAGGKCTNFVEDEASKAKVAIASGIIFIVAGVLILVPVCWSANTIIRDFYNPLLVEAQRRELGASLYIGWGTAGLLILGGGLLCSSCPPKEERDNYPVKYSQARSTATSRAYV; encoded by the coding sequence ATGGTGTCGATGGGAAGACAGATGCTGGGCTTCGTCCTGGCTACCATCGGGTTCCTGGGGACCATCATTGTGTGTGCCCTGCCTATGTGGAAAGTCACAGCCTTCATCGGAGCCAACATTGTGACTGCTCAGGTCATCTGGGAGGGCTTGTGGATGAACTGTGTAACCCAGAGCACGGGACAGATGCAGTGCAAGATCTACGACTCCCTTCTGGCCTTACCCCAGGACCTGCAGGCTGCCAGAGCTCTGAGCGTCATCGCCATCATCGCGTCATGCTTCGGCATCCTCCTGGGAATTGCTGGAGGAAAGTGCACCAACTTTGTGGAGGATGAGGCATCCAAAGCTAAAGTAGCCATTGCCAGCGGGATCATCTTCATCGTGGCTGGCGTCCTCATCCTCGTCCCTGTCTGCTGGTCCGCCAACACCATCATCAGGGATTTCTACAACCCTCTGCTGGTCGAGGCCCAGAGGAGGGAGCTGGGGGCCTCGCTATACATCGGCTGGGGCACCGCAGGGCTCCTGATCCTGGGAGGGGGGCTCCTCTGCAGCTCCTGCCCACCCAAGGAGGAGCGTGACAACTACCCAGTGAAGTACTCACAGGCAAGATCCACAGCTACCAGCAGAGCTTACGTCTGA